In Streptomyces sp. NBC_00448, the following are encoded in one genomic region:
- a CDS encoding aldo/keto reductase — protein MATPPHSPADPPASTPAPEPTARIGFGLAAVGRPGYINLGRDRDLPPDRTVDAMRRRTHELLDLAYADGVRDFDAARSYGRSEEFLAQWLDLREPPGVVVSSKWGYTYTAGWRVDAEAHEIKDHSLATYERQLAETRALLGDRLDVYQVHSVTPDSPALTDPALHRALAELAARGVLVGLSTSGPAQADAIRAALAVTVDGAPLFRSVQSTWNPLEPSAGPALAEAHAAGCRVMVKEALANGRLAAPDSRLAPVLGPLAAALGTTPDAVALAAALHQPWADVVLSGAATAAQLTSNLRARQVVFTPTQLATLAELAEPPSAYWRHRAGLPWN, from the coding sequence GTGGCCACACCGCCGCACTCCCCCGCCGACCCGCCCGCGTCCACACCCGCGCCCGAGCCCACGGCCCGGATCGGGTTCGGCCTGGCCGCGGTCGGCCGCCCCGGCTACATCAACCTCGGCCGCGACCGGGACCTGCCGCCCGACCGCACCGTGGACGCGATGCGCCGCCGCACCCACGAACTGCTCGACCTCGCCTACGCGGACGGCGTGCGCGACTTCGACGCGGCCCGGTCGTACGGCCGTTCCGAGGAGTTCCTGGCGCAGTGGCTCGACCTGCGGGAGCCGCCCGGGGTGGTGGTGTCCAGCAAGTGGGGCTACACCTACACCGCGGGCTGGCGGGTGGACGCGGAGGCGCACGAGATCAAGGACCACAGCCTGGCCACGTATGAGCGGCAGCTCGCCGAGACCCGCGCGCTGCTCGGCGACCGGCTCGACGTCTACCAGGTGCACTCCGTCACCCCGGACAGCCCCGCGCTCACCGACCCCGCGCTGCACCGCGCGCTGGCCGAACTGGCCGCGCGGGGCGTCCTCGTGGGCCTGAGCACCAGCGGCCCGGCGCAGGCCGACGCGATCCGCGCGGCGCTGGCGGTCACCGTCGACGGCGCGCCCCTCTTCCGCAGCGTGCAGTCCACCTGGAACCCGCTCGAACCCTCCGCGGGACCGGCCCTCGCCGAGGCACACGCCGCCGGCTGCCGAGTGATGGTCAAGGAGGCCCTCGCCAACGGTCGGCTCGCCGCGCCGGATTCCCGCCTCGCCCCCGTACTCGGCCCGCTCGCCGCGGCCCTGGGCACCACGCCGGACGCGGTCGCCCTCGCCGCCGCCCTCCACCAGCCGTGGGCCGACGTGGTCCTGTCCGGCGCCGCGACCGCCGCCCAGCTCACCTCCAACCTCCGTGCCCGGCAGGTCGTGTTCACCCCGACCCAGCTCGCCACGCTCGCGGAACTGGCCGAACCGCCGTCCGCCTACTGGCGGCACCGCGCCGGACTGCCCTGGAACTAG
- a CDS encoding HPr family phosphocarrier protein encodes MSANSEPSVRTAPEPTAEISVVLPADLHARPAGRIAQAAARFTSDLLLQYGERSANAAGVLAVMGLGATAGRTVTVRAQGPDAQAAAAALAEILATAT; translated from the coding sequence ATGTCAGCAAACTCTGAACCGTCCGTCCGCACCGCGCCCGAGCCCACCGCGGAGATCTCCGTGGTGCTGCCGGCCGACCTGCACGCCCGCCCGGCCGGCCGGATCGCCCAGGCCGCCGCGCGGTTCACCAGCGACCTGTTGCTCCAGTACGGGGAACGCAGCGCCAACGCGGCCGGCGTGCTGGCCGTCATGGGCCTGGGCGCGACCGCCGGGCGTACGGTGACCGTGCGGGCGCAGGGGCCGGACGCGCAGGCGGCGGCCGCCGCGCTCGCGGAGATCCTGGCGACGGCGACGTAG
- the dhaM gene encoding dihydroxyacetone kinase phosphoryl donor subunit DhaM, producing MTELVGIVLVSHSSEVAAGLRRLLGQIGSDAVPVAVAGGTDDGRIGTSYARVAAAVKEADRGAGVLILPDLGSSVLTARAVLEDQPCDGAVIADAPFVEGAVAAAVTAAAGADLAAVLTAATEARHVSKL from the coding sequence ATGACTGAACTTGTCGGCATCGTACTCGTGTCCCACAGCTCCGAAGTGGCCGCAGGGCTGCGCCGGCTGCTCGGCCAGATCGGCTCCGACGCCGTTCCGGTGGCCGTCGCGGGCGGCACGGACGACGGCCGGATCGGCACCAGCTACGCGCGTGTCGCCGCCGCGGTCAAGGAGGCCGACCGCGGCGCCGGCGTGCTCATCCTGCCGGACCTGGGCAGTTCCGTGCTCACCGCCCGGGCCGTCCTGGAAGACCAGCCCTGCGACGGCGCAGTGATCGCCGACGCCCCCTTCGTCGAGGGCGCCGTGGCCGCCGCGGTCACCGCCGCGGCCGGGGCGGACCTCGCCGCCGTACTCACCGCCGCCACGGAGGCACGCCATGTCAGCAAACTCTGA
- a CDS encoding IclR family transcriptional regulator has product MVQAVQRAVQILRELAVTGPRLGVTELAERLGVAKPTVHALLRTLEAEGMVVQDRDSSKYQLGPYLVHLGNSYLDTQELRSRSLTWADLLARRAGEAVWVAVPTGDHMLVVHHAFRPEGAVQILEVGASIPWNTCALGKAVAAFAPDEERERLLAGELTVLTGASITGREPLAAQLAQVRAQGYALEDQESAIGDAGVAAPVFDRSGAVVGAIGVVGPVERLLAEPARQELAVAVRETARNLSRDLGAPRGAARGTARGAAG; this is encoded by the coding sequence ATGGTGCAAGCGGTGCAGCGTGCCGTCCAGATCCTCCGGGAGCTGGCCGTCACCGGCCCCCGGCTGGGGGTCACCGAGCTGGCCGAGCGGCTCGGCGTGGCCAAGCCGACCGTGCACGCGCTGCTGCGCACCCTGGAGGCCGAGGGCATGGTGGTGCAGGACCGGGACAGCTCGAAGTACCAGCTCGGCCCCTATCTGGTGCACCTGGGCAACTCCTACCTGGACACCCAGGAGTTGCGGTCCCGCTCGCTCACCTGGGCGGACCTGCTGGCCCGCCGGGCCGGCGAGGCGGTGTGGGTCGCGGTGCCGACCGGCGACCACATGCTGGTGGTGCACCACGCCTTCCGTCCCGAGGGGGCCGTCCAGATCCTGGAAGTCGGCGCGTCCATCCCGTGGAACACCTGCGCGCTCGGAAAGGCCGTGGCGGCCTTCGCCCCCGACGAGGAGCGCGAGCGGCTGCTGGCGGGCGAGCTGACCGTGCTCACCGGCGCGAGCATCACCGGACGCGAGCCGCTCGCCGCCCAGTTGGCGCAGGTCAGGGCGCAGGGATACGCGCTGGAGGACCAGGAGTCGGCGATCGGCGACGCGGGGGTCGCGGCGCCCGTCTTCGACCGCTCCGGCGCCGTGGTGGGCGCGATCGGCGTGGTCGGGCCGGTCGAGCGGCTGCTCGCGGAGCCCGCCCGGCAGGAACTCGCCGTCGCGGTACGGGAGACCGCCCGCAACCTGTCCCGGGACCTCGGCGCGCCGCGCGGGGCGGCACGGGGTACGGCGCGGGGTGCGGCCGGCTGA
- a CDS encoding MIP/aquaporin family protein: MEDTALPTYPQKLLAELLGTAMLVFVGVGSVPATTLLGGAAPFTMAELGMIAFAFAMVVIAMVYAIGHISGCHINPAVTLALAATRRMPWRDVPGYLAAQAAGALLGALAIVAVLGRRAVGAGLGIASYAAPTGAGHAFAAEAIGTFILVFVIFGAIDRRAPGGFAGLAIGLAVFAVIIPIGPATGAAVNPARAFGPMVIGALYDGTVHWGQLPVYVGAEVVGALLAGLVHTAFATRRTPGARTAGTAGRPAPAAAPEGALSSASRP, from the coding sequence ATGGAAGACACCGCACTCCCGACCTACCCGCAGAAACTTCTCGCCGAGCTGCTGGGCACCGCGATGCTGGTGTTCGTCGGCGTCGGCTCCGTGCCCGCCACGACCCTGCTCGGCGGCGCCGCGCCCTTCACGATGGCCGAACTCGGCATGATCGCCTTCGCGTTCGCGATGGTCGTGATCGCGATGGTGTACGCGATCGGCCACATATCCGGCTGCCACATCAACCCCGCGGTCACCCTCGCGCTGGCCGCCACCCGCCGGATGCCCTGGCGCGACGTCCCCGGCTACCTCGCCGCGCAGGCGGCCGGCGCGCTGCTCGGCGCGCTCGCCATCGTCGCCGTACTCGGCCGCAGAGCCGTCGGCGCCGGACTGGGCATCGCCTCCTACGCCGCACCGACCGGCGCGGGACACGCCTTCGCCGCCGAGGCGATCGGCACGTTCATCCTGGTCTTCGTGATCTTCGGCGCGATCGACCGCCGCGCGCCCGGCGGCTTCGCCGGACTCGCCATCGGCCTCGCGGTGTTCGCGGTGATCATCCCGATCGGCCCGGCCACCGGCGCGGCCGTCAACCCCGCCCGCGCGTTCGGCCCGATGGTCATCGGCGCGCTCTACGACGGCACCGTGCACTGGGGCCAACTGCCGGTCTACGTCGGCGCCGAGGTGGTCGGCGCGCTGCTCGCCGGCCTGGTGCACACCGCGTTCGCCACCCGCCGTACCCCCGGCGCCCGTACCGCGGGCACCGCCGGCCGGCCGGCGCCGGCCGCCGCCCCCGAAGGAGCCCTGTCGTCAGCTTCTCGGCCGTAA
- the dhaK gene encoding dihydroxyacetone kinase subunit DhaK, with protein MKKLINAPETVLDDALAGIAAAHPDLLTVDTVQRVITRAAGPRPGKVALVSGGGSGHEPLHGGFVGAGMLDAACPGEVFTSPVPGQMVAAAKAVDAGAGTLFVVKNYTGDVLNFEMAAELAAEDGLSVASVLVDDDVAVQDSTWTAGRRGTGGTVFVEKIAGALAERGAPLAEVADTARRVNAATRSFAVALTACTAPAAGKPGFELPDDEIEVGVGIHGEPGRRREKLRPAREIVADMLAAVLTDQPLATGDEVLVMVNGLGGTPLMELYVVYGEVAALLAARGVRIAGNLVGNYVTSLDMAGASVTVCRVTPELLDLWRAPVHTAALRWGV; from the coding sequence GTGAAGAAGCTGATCAACGCGCCCGAGACCGTGCTCGACGACGCTCTCGCCGGTATCGCGGCCGCCCACCCCGACCTCCTGACCGTCGACACCGTCCAGCGCGTCATCACCCGGGCCGCCGGCCCCAGACCCGGCAAGGTCGCGCTGGTCTCCGGCGGCGGCTCCGGCCACGAGCCGCTGCACGGCGGGTTCGTGGGCGCCGGCATGCTCGACGCGGCCTGCCCGGGCGAGGTGTTCACCTCGCCCGTGCCCGGCCAGATGGTCGCCGCCGCGAAGGCCGTCGACGCCGGCGCGGGCACCCTGTTCGTGGTGAAGAACTACACCGGCGACGTGCTGAACTTCGAGATGGCCGCCGAACTCGCCGCGGAGGACGGCCTGTCCGTCGCCTCGGTGCTGGTCGACGACGACGTAGCCGTCCAGGACTCCACCTGGACCGCCGGCCGCCGCGGCACCGGCGGCACCGTCTTCGTGGAGAAGATCGCCGGCGCGCTCGCCGAACGCGGCGCCCCGCTCGCCGAGGTCGCCGACACCGCCCGCCGGGTCAACGCCGCCACCCGCTCCTTCGCCGTCGCCCTCACCGCCTGCACCGCGCCGGCCGCCGGCAAGCCCGGGTTCGAGCTGCCCGACGACGAGATCGAGGTCGGCGTCGGCATCCACGGCGAGCCCGGTCGCCGCCGCGAGAAGCTGCGCCCGGCACGGGAGATCGTCGCCGACATGCTGGCCGCCGTCCTCACCGACCAGCCGCTCGCGACCGGCGACGAGGTGCTCGTCATGGTCAACGGCCTCGGCGGTACCCCGCTGATGGAGCTGTACGTCGTCTACGGCGAGGTCGCCGCGCTGCTGGCCGCACGCGGCGTGCGGATCGCCGGGAACCTGGTCGGGAACTACGTCACCAGCCTCGACATGGCCGGCGCGTCGGTCACCGTCTGCAGGGTCACGCCCGAACTGCTCGACCTGTGGCGCGCGCCGGTGCACACGGCGGCGCTGCGCTGGGGCGTCTGA
- a CDS encoding DAK2 domain-containing protein has translation MDTALARTWVQAIAAAMDTHKDRLTQLDSAIGDADHGANMHRGFAAVAAALPEYDAATPGLILVKTGSLLISVVGGASGPLYGSAFRSVGKALDAPDAPEEPETPVDPDGSGPDAGTAGPERVADALAAGLAGVRRLGAATEGDKTMIDAYAPALAAFRASAAAGGDLAEAAAAAADAAEEGMRATTPMQARKGRASYLGPRSVGHQDPGATSTALIFRALADTAAAAKAAA, from the coding sequence GTGGACACCGCCCTCGCCCGCACTTGGGTGCAGGCCATCGCCGCGGCCATGGACACGCACAAGGACCGGCTGACCCAACTGGATTCCGCCATCGGCGACGCCGACCACGGCGCCAACATGCACCGGGGCTTCGCGGCGGTCGCCGCCGCCCTGCCGGAGTACGACGCGGCGACCCCCGGGCTGATACTCGTCAAGACCGGTTCGCTGCTGATCTCCGTGGTCGGCGGCGCGTCCGGGCCGCTGTACGGAAGTGCCTTCCGCTCCGTCGGCAAGGCGCTGGACGCGCCGGACGCGCCCGAAGAGCCGGAAACGCCCGTCGATCCGGACGGGTCCGGGCCTGACGCGGGCACGGCCGGTCCCGAGCGGGTGGCCGACGCGCTCGCCGCGGGACTGGCCGGGGTACGGCGGCTCGGCGCCGCCACCGAGGGCGACAAGACGATGATCGACGCGTACGCACCCGCGCTCGCGGCGTTCCGCGCGTCCGCCGCGGCCGGCGGTGACCTGGCGGAAGCGGCCGCAGCCGCGGCCGACGCCGCCGAGGAGGGCATGCGGGCCACCACCCCCATGCAGGCCAGGAAGGGGCGGGCCTCCTACCTCGGCCCGCGCAGCGTCGGCCACCAGGACCCGGGCGCCACCTCCACCGCGCTGATCTTCCGCGCCCTCGCCGACACCGCCGCCGCGGCCAAGGCGGCGGCATGA
- a CDS encoding putative PEP-binding protein: MRAKAASGGTAGEPANSGCAEASSGTLASASAPAGPSGPRRLAALPAPADAGETADAPEVGGLVADAFDTAADRLHAVAAGLRARGDEEQADIIEIGGLIARDPDLRQHALRLVAGGADPADAVHEAVDAQARAIAALGDPVLAERAADVRQVGRRVLAVLHGVQEPPPDRPVVLAAREIGAADLLEPGRTVTAALSVTGGPNSHAAIVARSLGIPLLLGVDPLVLDLPDGVETLVDGAAAVVHPAAGERESALAAIAAVRERRARLAAERHLPARTVDGHPVTLRANVATPADVRAGLLAGADGVGLLRTELPFLDAVRWPSRARHTIALGPVLAPLAGRIATVRTLDFADDKLPPFLSADRPAGRRIGRGLPLMLARPHAFGEQFTALLAAAAGARAELRIMIPMVADVGELRACRALLDRAAAELDLPAPPLGIMVELPEAVRRIDELAREAAFLSLGTNDLTCQLLELDRRDPAAGPASTAHPAVLRAIAAVVAAARAHRRPVSVCGDAAAHPLVLPLLVGLGCDTLSVAPSALDEVRAAVRRLDHTSCREAAAEALVLRTAEQVHHLVRCRLPVLPD, from the coding sequence GTGCGCGCGAAGGCCGCCTCCGGCGGCACGGCCGGCGAACCCGCCAACTCCGGCTGCGCCGAAGCGAGTTCGGGTACCCTCGCCTCCGCTTCCGCCCCCGCCGGCCCGTCCGGTCCGCGCCGGCTCGCCGCGCTGCCCGCGCCCGCCGACGCCGGCGAGACGGCCGACGCACCCGAGGTCGGCGGGCTGGTCGCCGACGCCTTCGACACGGCCGCCGACCGCCTGCACGCCGTGGCCGCCGGGCTGCGGGCGCGAGGGGACGAGGAGCAGGCCGACATCATCGAGATCGGCGGGCTCATCGCGCGCGATCCCGATCTGCGGCAGCACGCCCTCCGGTTGGTCGCCGGGGGAGCGGACCCGGCGGACGCGGTGCATGAGGCCGTGGACGCGCAGGCCCGGGCCATCGCCGCGCTCGGCGACCCGGTGCTCGCCGAACGGGCCGCGGACGTCCGGCAGGTGGGCCGCCGGGTGCTGGCGGTGCTGCACGGCGTCCAGGAGCCCCCGCCCGACCGGCCGGTGGTGCTGGCCGCCCGCGAGATCGGCGCCGCCGACCTGCTGGAGCCCGGCCGTACGGTGACGGCCGCGCTGTCGGTGACGGGCGGGCCGAACTCGCATGCCGCCATCGTGGCCCGCTCGTTGGGCATCCCGCTGCTGCTCGGCGTCGACCCGCTGGTGCTCGACCTGCCCGACGGAGTGGAGACCCTGGTCGACGGGGCCGCGGCCGTCGTCCACCCCGCGGCCGGGGAACGCGAGAGCGCGCTCGCCGCGATCGCGGCCGTGCGGGAGCGGCGGGCCCGGCTCGCCGCCGAGCGGCACCTACCGGCCCGGACCGTCGACGGCCACCCGGTCACCCTGCGGGCCAACGTGGCCACGCCGGCCGACGTGCGGGCCGGTCTGCTGGCGGGTGCCGACGGCGTCGGCCTGCTCCGTACCGAACTGCCCTTCCTCGACGCGGTGCGCTGGCCCTCCCGGGCCCGGCACACCATCGCGCTCGGGCCGGTGCTCGCCCCGCTGGCCGGGCGGATCGCCACCGTCAGGACGCTGGACTTCGCCGACGACAAGCTGCCGCCGTTCCTGTCCGCGGACCGGCCCGCCGGCCGCAGGATCGGGCGCGGGCTGCCGCTGATGCTGGCCCGACCGCACGCGTTCGGCGAGCAGTTCACCGCGCTGCTGGCGGCGGCGGCCGGTGCGCGCGCCGAACTGCGGATCATGATCCCGATGGTCGCGGACGTCGGCGAACTGCGGGCCTGCCGTGCCCTGCTGGACCGGGCGGCGGCGGAACTCGACCTGCCCGCACCCCCGTTGGGGATCATGGTGGAACTGCCGGAAGCCGTCCGGCGGATCGACGAACTCGCCCGCGAGGCCGCGTTCCTGTCGCTGGGCACCAACGACCTGACCTGCCAACTGCTCGAACTGGACCGCCGGGACCCGGCCGCGGGACCGGCGTCCACCGCTCACCCCGCGGTGCTGCGCGCGATCGCCGCGGTGGTCGCGGCCGCACGGGCCCACCGGCGGCCGGTGTCCGTCTGCGGCGACGCCGCCGCGCACCCGCTGGTGCTGCCGCTGCTGGTCGGGCTCGGCTGCGACACCCTGTCGGTGGCCCCGTCCGCGCTCGACGAGGTCCGGGCCGCGGTCCGCCGGCTCGACCACACCTCCTGCCGGGAGGCCGCGGCCGAGGCGCTGGTGCTGCGGACCGCGGAGCAGGTCCATCACCTGGTCCGCTGCCGGCTGCCCGTGCTGCCCGACTGA
- a CDS encoding L,D-transpeptidase yields the protein MGRVRTSMGIALVAGAVLAGTSACGGNSSASTPPKDDAKASSSGSAVTASPKPTTPKPLGPPMLLDTIAPQTGTTVGVAMPISVVFTNPVATSARAGVEKAMKISTSVPTTGAWHWFSSTRADFRPQDYWKPGTKVTIDADLKNVPNGNGRYGTHSYTHTFTIGDDNRASVSVTGHSMKVTHDGTVVKTMPIDAGSPSFPSWDGTMAVIDKQKEVRMTSCSVGISCNKSSPDYYDLTLPWDVHLTTSGTYVHYSTGDPYPGHSYGSHGCVHLSLANAKWFYDFIKPGDPITITGSPRGKAQGDNGYADFNLSWSTWLAQSGEGQITTNPAA from the coding sequence ATGGGTCGGGTCAGGACCAGCATGGGGATCGCACTGGTGGCAGGTGCGGTGCTCGCGGGCACGAGCGCGTGCGGTGGGAATTCGTCCGCTTCGACGCCGCCGAAGGACGACGCGAAGGCGTCGTCGTCAGGCTCGGCGGTGACCGCGAGCCCGAAGCCGACCACGCCGAAGCCGCTGGGTCCGCCGATGCTTCTCGACACGATAGCGCCGCAGACGGGCACCACCGTCGGCGTGGCGATGCCGATCTCCGTGGTCTTCACCAACCCGGTGGCGACCTCGGCGCGGGCCGGCGTCGAGAAGGCGATGAAGATATCGACGTCGGTGCCCACCACCGGCGCCTGGCACTGGTTCAGCAGCACCCGGGCGGACTTCCGCCCGCAGGACTACTGGAAGCCGGGCACCAAGGTCACCATCGACGCGGACCTGAAGAACGTGCCGAACGGCAACGGGCGTTACGGCACCCACAGCTACACGCACACCTTCACCATCGGCGACGACAACCGCGCCAGCGTGTCGGTCACCGGCCACAGCATGAAGGTGACGCACGACGGCACCGTGGTGAAGACGATGCCGATCGACGCCGGCAGCCCGTCGTTCCCGTCGTGGGACGGCACGATGGCCGTCATCGACAAGCAGAAGGAGGTCCGGATGACCTCCTGCAGCGTGGGCATCAGCTGCAACAAGTCCAGCCCGGACTACTACGACCTGACCCTGCCGTGGGACGTGCACCTGACCACCTCGGGCACCTACGTGCACTACTCCACCGGCGACCCGTACCCCGGGCACAGCTACGGCTCGCACGGCTGCGTGCACCTGTCGCTCGCGAACGCGAAGTGGTTCTACGACTTCATCAAGCCGGGCGACCCGATCACCATCACCGGTTCGCCGCGCGGCAAGGCCCAGGGTGACAACGGCTACGCGGACTTCAACCTGAGCTGGTCGACCTGGCTGGCGCAGAGCGGCGAGGGCCAGATCACGACCAACCCGGCCGCCTGA